From one Candidatus Aminicenantes bacterium genomic stretch:
- a CDS encoding alpha-amylase has translation MRLHRKIREQLQPDPSRLSSEGDLVLKSIPCARGFAARIAAAAMPPLGAGELLAASLIHQIQHRIIRISLGSAVLPVNILARKMGPTQLDQILCLVTTDFPPEGVFFNRTSPAEYLDGLQRRSQMLEELWLLDLATANPALNRVKALFPVEKLLAQKVFSTVLPLLESLLRATPDSSEEKIAFLPDALTAAVRAAPDSLFEQLVVLKREWGAWMPDLADCVNSALDLVAEEKPPAHPPPPPKATYWRRADESMDGADYFSHDSDWMRKLVLVAKHAHVWLHQLSVRWQRPVNSLSDIPDEELQLLAAQGFTGIWLVGLWERSPASLRIKRLCGDHEALASAYAINRYHVAPELGGDNALENLSHRAAGVGIRLGADMVPNHMGLDSPMVRNHPELFIQRNDCPYPGYSFNGPELSPEAETSIHIEDHYFDHSDAAVVFRMHDRKGRQRYVYHGNDGTHIPWNDTAQLDFLQEKVRRIVMDQIRGVARRVPIIRFDAAMTLTRRHFRRLWYPARGQGGAIPSRAESALDQAAFDAEMPEEFWRGVVDTMTMEFPDTLLLAEAFWLMESYFVRRLGMHRVYNSTFMHMLRNEENADFRKYILSIWKENPSVLSRFVNFLSNPDEETTARQFGRGDKYFAACTLMLTLPGLPMFAHGQVEGLEEKYGMEFAAPRSSENRDEPLYQHHNAFVFPLMRQRRRFAAADDLEMFSFRTDNGEIDENVLAFSRGRGRETLLVLVHNCYASTEGSLRDGDLNPGHNLTDILQIPASSHRDLYFHDLVTGTRVIQSAADLRRRGLHFRLNAYGHHLLEYRGPVDSPWPGPAHESAATTLENSKRSAYAESKIQEPDRVSRHGKAQRQKTKKKKSDQS, from the coding sequence ATGCGCCTTCACCGCAAAATCCGCGAGCAGCTCCAACCCGATCCTTCCCGGCTCTCCAGCGAAGGAGATCTGGTATTGAAATCAATTCCCTGCGCCCGCGGATTTGCCGCACGAATTGCCGCAGCCGCGATGCCCCCACTCGGGGCCGGTGAACTTCTGGCCGCCTCGCTGATCCACCAGATCCAACACCGGATCATCCGCATCAGCCTGGGCTCAGCCGTTTTGCCGGTAAACATCCTGGCCCGGAAAATGGGACCGACCCAATTGGATCAGATTCTTTGCCTGGTTACGACGGATTTCCCACCGGAAGGAGTGTTTTTCAACCGCACCTCGCCCGCCGAGTACCTGGATGGATTGCAACGCAGATCACAAATGCTCGAAGAACTCTGGCTGCTCGATCTGGCAACAGCCAACCCGGCTCTGAATCGGGTAAAAGCACTGTTTCCAGTGGAAAAACTGCTTGCGCAGAAAGTTTTTTCCACCGTTCTGCCCCTACTGGAGTCTCTGCTGCGTGCCACTCCCGATTCAAGCGAGGAAAAGATTGCCTTTCTGCCTGACGCGTTAACGGCAGCGGTCCGTGCCGCCCCGGACTCCCTGTTTGAGCAACTGGTGGTCTTGAAACGTGAATGGGGAGCCTGGATGCCCGACCTGGCTGATTGCGTTAACAGCGCGCTGGATTTGGTGGCCGAAGAAAAACCCCCCGCCCATCCTCCACCGCCGCCGAAAGCCACTTACTGGCGCCGCGCGGATGAATCCATGGATGGAGCGGATTATTTCAGTCATGACAGCGATTGGATGAGGAAGCTCGTGCTGGTGGCCAAGCATGCCCATGTATGGCTGCACCAATTAAGTGTACGCTGGCAGCGCCCGGTCAACAGCCTGTCAGATATTCCCGATGAAGAGTTGCAACTCCTTGCGGCTCAGGGATTTACGGGTATCTGGCTGGTGGGGCTGTGGGAGCGTAGCCCCGCTTCACTGCGCATCAAGCGCCTCTGCGGCGACCATGAAGCCCTGGCCTCAGCTTATGCGATCAACCGTTACCACGTCGCGCCCGAACTGGGAGGAGACAACGCCCTGGAAAACCTTTCACATCGCGCCGCCGGAGTGGGCATTCGTTTGGGGGCCGACATGGTTCCCAACCACATGGGTTTGGATTCACCCATGGTCCGAAATCACCCGGAACTGTTTATCCAGCGCAATGACTGCCCCTATCCCGGATATTCGTTCAATGGGCCTGAACTCAGCCCCGAAGCGGAGACTTCGATCCACATTGAAGATCATTACTTTGATCATTCCGATGCGGCGGTGGTGTTTCGCATGCATGACCGCAAAGGCCGGCAACGCTATGTGTACCACGGCAATGACGGCACCCATATCCCCTGGAACGACACGGCCCAGTTGGATTTTCTTCAAGAAAAAGTGCGGCGGATCGTGATGGACCAGATTCGCGGCGTTGCCCGCCGGGTGCCCATCATCCGCTTTGATGCCGCCATGACGCTGACCAGGCGACACTTTCGCCGCCTTTGGTACCCTGCCCGCGGGCAGGGAGGTGCCATTCCTTCCCGGGCGGAGTCGGCTCTGGATCAGGCCGCTTTTGACGCCGAAATGCCGGAAGAATTCTGGCGCGGGGTGGTGGATACCATGACAATGGAATTTCCGGATACTTTGCTCCTGGCGGAAGCGTTCTGGCTGATGGAGAGCTATTTCGTACGCAGACTGGGCATGCACCGGGTGTACAACAGCACCTTTATGCACATGCTGCGTAACGAAGAAAACGCGGATTTCCGCAAGTACATCCTTTCCATCTGGAAAGAAAACCCTTCCGTTCTCTCCCGTTTCGTTAATTTTTTAAGCAATCCGGATGAAGAAACAACGGCAAGACAATTCGGCCGGGGAGACAAGTATTTTGCCGCCTGTACCTTGATGTTGACCCTCCCCGGGCTTCCCATGTTCGCCCATGGCCAAGTGGAAGGCCTGGAAGAGAAGTACGGCATGGAGTTCGCCGCCCCCCGCAGCAGCGAAAACCGGGATGAGCCCCTGTATCAACACCATAACGCCTTTGTATTCCCCCTGATGCGGCAACGCCGGCGTTTTGCTGCAGCCGATGACCTGGAGATGTTTTCTTTTCGCACCGATAATGGAGAAATCGACGAAAATGTTCTGGCCTTTTCCCGCGGACGGGGAAGAGAAACCTTGCTGGTTCTGGTCCACAACTGCTATGCATCCACTGAAGGCAGCCTGCGTGATGGAGACTTGAACCCGGGTCATAACCTGACAGACATCTTGCAGATCCCTGCTTCCAGCCACAGAGATCTATATTTTCATGACCTCGTAACCGGAACCCGCGTCATCCAATCCGCCGCTGATCTGCGGCGCCGGGGGTTGCATTTCCGTTTGAATGCCTATGGACACCACCTGCTTGAATACCGGGGGCCCGTGGACTCGCCTTGGCCCGGGCCTGCTCACGAATCTGCCGCCACAACCCTTGAAAATTCAAAAAGATCAGCGTATGCTGAATCCAAAATCCAAGAGCCGGATAGGGTGAGCCGCCATGGAAAAGCGCAAAGACAAAAGACTAAAAAAAAGAAGTCTGATCAAAGTTGA
- a CDS encoding PilZ domain-containing protein codes for MEKRKDKRLKKRSLIKVDDKAGMLLDISEDGIKVALPSLPTRRQIRVSLQLDGEEFNLSGTIRWIRKTFSAHGSNELGIHIEDPPPTFVTAVGRVGGPIIAQ; via the coding sequence ATGGAAAAGCGCAAAGACAAAAGACTAAAAAAAAGAAGTCTGATCAAAGTTGACGACAAGGCCGGGATGCTTCTGGATATCAGCGAAGACGGCATCAAAGTGGCTTTGCCTTCTTTGCCGACCCGGCGACAGATCCGCGTCAGCCTCCAACTCGACGGCGAAGAATTCAATTTGTCCGGGACCATCCGCTGGATCAGGAAGACCTTTTCGGCTCATGGATCTAATGAACTGGGGATCCACATTGAAGATCCTCCTCCGACTTTTGTTACCGCGGTCGGCAGGGTCGGCGGCCCGATTATCGCGCAGTGA
- a CDS encoding aminoacyl-tRNA hydrolase, with protein MNPPENAPPFYLKLVVFLGNPGDGYRNTRHNFAWRVPEFLDPPPHDWKKRFQGEISRYSFSGGSTWLLKPMTLMNLSGRSISRMAGYLAISPNEILVVHDDLELDFGRIALKRGGGLGGHNGLRSITDSLGTRDFLRLRLGISRPGRGSVTSWVLGRFSKEEARKVDGIAAAAALEIKRLLLEGERG; from the coding sequence GTGAATCCGCCTGAAAACGCGCCGCCCTTCTATTTGAAACTGGTTGTGTTTTTGGGAAATCCAGGCGATGGATACCGGAACACCCGGCATAATTTCGCCTGGAGAGTGCCCGAGTTCCTGGATCCGCCTCCCCACGACTGGAAAAAACGCTTCCAGGGAGAAATCAGCCGCTATTCTTTTTCCGGGGGATCCACCTGGCTGCTCAAGCCCATGACCCTGATGAACCTCAGCGGCCGCAGTATTTCTCGCATGGCCGGATACCTGGCAATTTCCCCAAACGAAATACTGGTCGTTCACGACGACCTGGAATTGGACTTCGGCCGCATCGCGCTCAAAAGAGGCGGGGGACTGGGAGGGCACAACGGGCTGCGGTCCATAACCGATTCGCTGGGGACCCGGGATTTTCTGCGACTGCGGCTGGGCATTTCACGACCCGGCCGGGGCTCAGTCACATCCTGGGTTCTGGGGCGCTTCAGCAAAGAGGAGGCCCGGAAAGTCGATGGTATCGCCGCCGCCGCCGCGCTTGAAATCAAGCGTTTGCTGCTTGAAGGGGAACGTGGATGA